The genomic stretch CGAGCCGTCGGGCCATCAAAATTGCGTCCGAGAGGCTCGCCGAGGAGGTCGAAGCCCCGTCTAGAATAAGCACCACCTCGCCCTTCAAGTCCTCCTCCAGCGCGGCCAGCACCTCGTCGATGCTGCCCCTGACGACCTGCTCGTGAACCTTCGTCAGCTCCCGGGCCATCGCCATGCGGCGGTCGCCCAAAACCTCACGCATCGCCTCCAGCGTCGGCCTTACCCGTCCTGGGGCCTCGAAGAAGACCATGGTTCGTTCCTCGCCGGCGAGTCCCTGCAGCCGGGTTCGCTTCTCCCCTGAAGGCTTGGGGAGAAAGCCTTCGAAGGCAAAACGTGCGGTGGGAAGGCCGGACAGGACCAGGGCGCTCAGCACCGCCGACGGGCCGGGTATCACCTCCATCGGCAGCCCCTCCGTGATGCACGCCTGGACCAGCAGGTAACCCGGGTCCGAGATTCCCGGCATCCCGCCGTCGCTCACCAGCGCCAGCCGGGTGCCCTGGCGGATCTTCTGCACCAGGTAGTCGGTCTGCTTGTGCTCGTTTCCCTGGTGGTAAGCCGTCATCTGAGCCCGGATGCCGTGGGCGGTGAGCAGCTTTCGGGTCCGCCGGGTGTCCTCGGCGGCGATCAGGTCCACCTCCTGGAGGACTCTCAGCAGCCGGTGCGAGACATCCTCGAGGTTGCCGATGGGGGTGGCGCAAACGTACAGGTGGCCGGTCACGGTTGGAACACCAGCCTGGTGCCCTTCCGGATGCCGAGCCTCTCGGCCTCTCCGGCGTCCATCTCCAGTACCCACCTGGCGGCCACCACGAACCGTCCGATCCTTCCCGGGTGCTGGGTCCTCAGCCGGATCACCTCTCCCTTGCGGTTGATGTGGATCACGTCGATGGGAAACACCATCCCGATCGTGTGGATCTGCTTGGCCCGAAGCAGGAACCCCCGTCCCCGGCCCACCTCCACGCGGCCCAGCAGCCCGCGGGCGTGCCCGAAGAGCCCTACCGGCTTGAAGACCTCCACGGCGATGCGCGGATTATCCGGGTCGGTCAGATACAAGAATTCCTCCTTGAGGATGGTGCAAGCGTCCATATACTGACCCAATTCCCTTTCCGCAGGAGAATTCGAATCGATTCGATCTCATCACCCCCAGCTCAAGGATCAGACCACCTGGAGCCCGGTTTCGACGAGGTGGCGCCCTCGGATCGGCGGGATCGTCCGGCGCGACTCGAGTGGTGGGAAAGGCGGTTTGTGCTGCCCCTGCTCCTGCTGTTTGCGGCGGTCATCCGGTTCGTTCGGCTTGCCGTACCCAAAGAGCTCGTTTTCGACGAGACCTACTACGCCAAGGACGCCTGCATCTACCTTTCTTACCTGCCGGAAGAATGCGGGTTGACGGGGACCTCGGAGCAGAGCTACGTCCACCCCCCGCTGGGCAAATGGCTGATCGCCGGCGGCATAAAGCTGTTCGGCAACAACTCGTTCGGCTGGCGGATCAGCGCTCTGGTCTTTGGAGTCGGCCTTGTTCTGCTCGTCTACCTCCTGGCCGGCAGGCTTTTTCGTAACCGCTGGATCTCTCTGGTCTCGGCCTTGCTGGTGGCCACCGACTTTCTACTGTTCGTGCAGAGCCGGATAGCGATGCTGGACATCTTCCTGGCCTTCTTCATCGTCCTCGGCTTTCTGTTCCTGGCCATGGACCGGGAAGCGGTGCTGTCGATCCGCGAGCATCTTTCGTCGGGGAACGATGGGCCGCCGCCGGCGCGCCGGCTGCTGAGCCGCGTTGCGTCGGGTTTTGCCTTCGGGCTCGCGCTGTCGGTCAAGTGGTCGGCGATCTACGCCATGGCTGCGGCCGCTCTGCTGGGCCTGGGTTGGACCATCGGGCTTTGGCGCATCCGTCGCCAGAGCGCCCGGGAGGCGGATCCGCCGGCACCGGAGCGCCCGGCGGACCGCGGGCCGGCCGGTTGGGGGGTCCTTCTCAGGGATGGCATCCTTACGGGGATCGCCTTCGGGCTCGTGCCGTTGACCGTCTACCTGGCCTCCTACTCCGAGTGGTTCGTCAAAGAGAGCTCGCAGGACTGCGCCTACACCGTCCCCGCCTCTTCGGACGACCGCTTCTTCAGTGCCGGCTTCTACGGGCTGACCGAAGGCGAGTGCCTGAAGGGAGCGACCGGCCTGGCCCTGAACTTCGCCGACCTCCACGACCGCGTGGCGGACTATCACCTACATCTGACGGCAACGCACCCCTACCAGTCGAAGGCCTGGACCTGGCCCCTCGTCCTCAGGCCGGTGGCGTATTTTTACGAAGGGGCCGACGGGCGGTCCAGCGAGATCATCGGCATGGCGAACGTGGTCACCTGGTACGCCGCGCTGGTTGCTCTGGTCTGGCTGGCC from Actinomycetota bacterium encodes the following:
- the rsmI gene encoding 16S rRNA (cytidine(1402)-2'-O)-methyltransferase, giving the protein MTGHLYVCATPIGNLEDVSHRLLRVLQEVDLIAAEDTRRTRKLLTAHGIRAQMTAYHQGNEHKQTDYLVQKIRQGTRLALVSDGGMPGISDPGYLLVQACITEGLPMEVIPGPSAVLSALVLSGLPTARFAFEGFLPKPSGEKRTRLQGLAGEERTMVFFEAPGRVRPTLEAMREVLGDRRMAMARELTKVHEQVVRGSIDEVLAALEEDLKGEVVLILDGASTSSASLSDAILMARRLVEEGMTKSRAAAQAASAVGVPRRSVYEGLLEPT
- a CDS encoding DUF192 domain-containing protein, translating into MYLTDPDNPRIAVEVFKPVGLFGHARGLLGRVEVGRGRGFLLRAKQIHTIGMVFPIDVIHINRKGEVIRLRTQHPGRIGRFVVAARWVLEMDAGEAERLGIRKGTRLVFQP
- a CDS encoding phospholipid carrier-dependent glycosyltransferase, producing MLPLLLLFAAVIRFVRLAVPKELVFDETYYAKDACIYLSYLPEECGLTGTSEQSYVHPPLGKWLIAGGIKLFGNNSFGWRISALVFGVGLVLLVYLLAGRLFRNRWISLVSALLVATDFLLFVQSRIAMLDIFLAFFIVLGFLFLAMDREAVLSIREHLSSGNDGPPPARRLLSRVASGFAFGLALSVKWSAIYAMAAAALLGLGWTIGLWRIRRQSAREADPPAPERPADRGPAGWGVLLRDGILTGIAFGLVPLTVYLASYSEWFVKESSQDCAYTVPASSDDRFFSAGFYGLTEGECLKGATGLALNFADLHDRVADYHLHLTATHPYQSKAWTWPLVLRPVAYFYEGADGRSSEIIGMANVVTWYAALVALVWLAVRSMRSWRPEGVILAAFAAQYVPWLAVSRPLFFFYMTPAVPFFMIGLAAALNALRQRGRAGRRFVAGFLIVGVGVMTVVFFPILTAIEMDYDLWQKLMWIPHFDCAGLKCGWI